From the genome of Culicoidibacter larvae, one region includes:
- the fabD gene encoding ACP S-malonyltransferase — protein MKIAFLFAGQGAQYVGMGKELADNYQTALSVYNIANSVLPFNLEELCFEGPKEQLDLTEYTQPAILATSVAIYSVLKEKDIVPDVVAGLSLGEYTALYAAGVFQLEELIPLVNKRGRYMQEAVPAGEGTMAAVLMADPDTVLAACAEASSVGIVEAANFNCPGQIVIGGQPAAVEAASSILKEKRARVMPLKVSGPFHTSMLQPAGVKLAEALAEVTMEKPNIPVMTNVTGNYIQSNDDIAELLVRQVSSPVYFEDMIHAMIEDGVEAFVEIGPGKALSGFLKRINSEIPVYVVENEETLEAAVTALGGK, from the coding sequence ATGAAAATTGCATTTTTGTTTGCAGGACAAGGTGCACAATATGTTGGCATGGGAAAAGAGCTGGCTGATAACTATCAAACAGCTCTTTCGGTGTATAATATCGCCAACAGTGTGCTCCCGTTTAACCTTGAGGAACTTTGCTTTGAAGGACCAAAAGAACAATTAGATTTAACTGAATATACACAACCGGCAATTTTAGCGACCAGTGTAGCAATTTATTCAGTATTGAAAGAAAAAGATATTGTACCGGATGTCGTTGCGGGATTAAGTTTAGGGGAATACACCGCGCTGTATGCAGCGGGTGTATTCCAGCTTGAAGAATTGATACCGCTGGTCAACAAACGCGGGCGTTACATGCAAGAAGCAGTGCCGGCAGGTGAGGGTACCATGGCAGCAGTTTTGATGGCTGACCCTGATACGGTTCTGGCCGCATGTGCTGAAGCTAGCAGTGTCGGCATCGTTGAAGCAGCTAACTTTAACTGTCCGGGACAAATCGTTATTGGCGGACAGCCAGCGGCAGTTGAAGCAGCCAGCAGCATTTTAAAAGAAAAAAGAGCTCGGGTTATGCCTTTGAAAGTCAGCGGCCCGTTCCATACTTCTATGTTACAACCGGCAGGAGTTAAACTTGCGGAAGCATTGGCAGAAGTTACGATGGAAAAACCAAATATTCCGGTAATGACAAATGTTACCGGTAATTATATTCAATCAAATGACGATATTGCTGAGCTGCTTGTTCGCCAAGTCAGTTCACCAGTATATTTCGAAGATATGATTCATGCGATGATCGAAGACGGAGTAGAAGCATTTGTTGAAATCGGACCAGGTAAAGCTTTAAGCGGCTTTCTTAAACGAATTAATTCGGAGATTCCGGTTTATGTAGTAGAGAATGAGGAAACTTTAGAGGCGGCAGTGACTGCTTTAGGAGGTAAATAA
- the fabZ gene encoding 3-hydroxyacyl-ACP dehydratase FabZ, producing the protein MAIVYNNEQIKEIIPHRYPFLLVDVITEVGENEEGQFYIVGKKNVTANEPHFVGHFPQYQVMPGVLIVEALAQVGCVGMLAQEEHRGKLGMFTSIDKVKIRQQVVPGDTLELRVDMIAQKKMGERVFGTGKAVAKVDGKVALQGEIGFVITPQE; encoded by the coding sequence ATGGCAATTGTTTATAATAATGAACAAATTAAAGAGATTATTCCTCATCGCTACCCGTTTTTACTTGTTGATGTAATTACTGAGGTTGGCGAGAATGAAGAAGGGCAATTTTATATTGTCGGCAAGAAGAACGTGACTGCTAATGAACCGCATTTTGTTGGTCATTTTCCGCAGTACCAAGTTATGCCGGGTGTATTAATTGTTGAGGCCTTGGCACAAGTTGGTTGTGTAGGTATGTTAGCGCAGGAAGAACATAGAGGTAAACTGGGAATGTTTACGTCAATTGATAAAGTGAAAATCCGTCAGCAAGTCGTTCCAGGTGATACTTTGGAATTGCGGGTTGATATGATTGCTCAAAAGAAAATGGGTGAGCGGGTTTTTGGAACCGGAAAGGCTGTTGCCAAAGTTGATGGTAAAGTTGCCCTTCAAGGTGAAATCGGTTTTGTAATTACGCCACAGGAATGA
- a CDS encoding beta-ketoacyl-ACP synthase III, with translation MSNYGRILGVGKCVDGVVVHNNDLSTIMETSDEWISQRTGIRERVVAYDDAAMLAYKAADAALTKAKLTIEDINMIIVATITSEYVMPTTSGAVLKLFETDHQCPCFDINVACSGFVYGLDIAEKMMASGEYTNILVIGSETLSRVLDWSDRATAVLFGDGAGAAVIGKSDHRQIGPSHLSTKRDANESLLLYNVHDPLPFLDEQPPEKQQYVRMAGQEVFKFAVKTTQEAIEIVLDKANLAMEDIDHFVFHQANERIVNYVAKRMGIPETKVFLNMNKYGNTSAASIPIALCEMDEAEILKPGDRIMLVGFGAGLSWGTILVEW, from the coding sequence AATGGATTTCGCAACGAACCGGAATCCGTGAACGGGTTGTTGCTTATGATGATGCTGCCATGCTGGCTTATAAAGCAGCAGATGCGGCATTAACAAAAGCCAAACTAACTATTGAAGACATCAACATGATTATCGTAGCAACGATAACCAGTGAATATGTAATGCCAACAACCAGTGGTGCAGTACTCAAATTATTTGAAACTGACCACCAATGCCCGTGCTTTGATATTAATGTCGCGTGCAGCGGCTTTGTATACGGATTGGACATAGCTGAAAAAATGATGGCTAGCGGCGAATATACGAATATTCTTGTTATTGGTAGCGAAACTTTGTCGCGCGTCCTTGACTGGAGTGATCGCGCAACGGCAGTACTCTTTGGTGATGGTGCCGGGGCAGCAGTTATCGGTAAAAGTGACCACCGACAAATCGGGCCGAGTCACTTATCAACTAAACGTGATGCAAATGAATCATTATTGCTCTACAATGTGCATGATCCGTTGCCGTTTCTAGACGAACAGCCGCCGGAAAAGCAGCAGTATGTGCGTATGGCGGGACAAGAAGTCTTTAAGTTCGCAGTTAAAACAACACAGGAAGCAATTGAGATTGTCTTGGATAAAGCCAATTTGGCGATGGAAGATATTGATCACTTTGTCTTTCACCAAGCAAATGAACGGATTGTCAACTATGTCGCTAAGCGCATGGGAATTCCGGAAACGAAGGTCTTTCTCAATATGAATAAGTACGGAAATACATCAGCTGCTTCAATCCCGATTGCCTTATGCGAAATGGATGAAGCAGAAATTTTAAAACCAGGTGATCGAATCATGTTAGTCGGATTTGGCGCCGGATTATCTTGGGGAACAATTTTAGTTGAATGGTAG
- the fabG gene encoding 3-oxoacyl-[acyl-carrier-protein] reductase has product MLNLKDKVALITGASRGIGRATALKFAELGTSISINYLNEAGLAEAEAVAQEVKAFGVDAFCVMGDVSKFDDAASIVNQTVEHFGRIDILVNNAGITRDTLMLRMKEEDFDAVVDVNLKGAWNMMKNVTPIMLKQKSGSIVNMASVIGLVGNAGQINYAASKAGLIGMTKSLAKELAGRSIRVNALAPGFIKSDMTDKLTDAQKEGILTLVPMKVLGNVEDVANAAAFLSSDMASYITGQTLTIDGGMVM; this is encoded by the coding sequence ATGTTAAACTTAAAAGACAAAGTAGCGTTAATTACTGGTGCCAGCCGTGGTATTGGCCGGGCGACAGCACTTAAATTTGCTGAGCTTGGCACTAGTATCTCAATTAATTATTTAAATGAAGCCGGACTTGCAGAAGCAGAAGCGGTTGCTCAAGAAGTGAAAGCCTTTGGCGTAGATGCGTTTTGTGTTATGGGAGATGTCTCAAAATTTGACGATGCCGCAAGCATCGTCAATCAAACCGTTGAGCATTTTGGAAGAATTGATATCTTGGTAAATAATGCCGGAATCACTCGTGATACATTAATGTTACGTATGAAAGAAGAAGACTTTGATGCAGTCGTCGATGTTAACTTAAAAGGTGCATGGAATATGATGAAAAACGTAACCCCGATTATGTTGAAACAAAAATCAGGTTCTATTGTAAATATGGCCTCAGTTATCGGTTTAGTTGGTAACGCCGGACAAATTAACTATGCAGCTTCGAAAGCAGGACTTATCGGCATGACAAAATCTTTAGCCAAAGAACTTGCCGGTCGCAGCATCCGTGTCAATGCGTTAGCGCCAGGGTTTATTAAATCAGATATGACTGATAAATTAACTGACGCACAAAAAGAAGGAATTCTTACATTAGTGCCAATGAAAGTTTTAGGAAACGTAGAGGATGTTGCTAATGCGGCGGCGTTCTTAAGCTCAGATATGGCATCATATATTACCGGACAGACGCTGACAATTGACGGCGGCATGGTCATGTAA
- the acpP gene encoding acyl carrier protein, with protein MTTFDKVKAILVDQLGVDPEEVTMDSKIQDDLGADSLSVMQVVMDVEAEFGIEVPEEELLKIVTVGDIVNKIDQA; from the coding sequence ATGACAACATTTGATAAAGTAAAAGCAATTTTAGTAGACCAATTAGGAGTAGATCCTGAAGAAGTAACAATGGATTCAAAAATCCAAGACGACTTAGGAGCAGATTCATTATCAGTAATGCAAGTTGTAATGGACGTTGAAGCTGAATTCGGAATCGAAGTTCCAGAAGAAGAATTGTTAAAAATCGTAACTGTTGGCGACATCGTTAACAAAATCGATCAAGCATAA
- the fabF gene encoding beta-ketoacyl-ACP synthase II: MERRVVITGMGVISPVGNDVETFWTNLKNGKHGIKMIDEFDTSDMKTKVAATIKDFDPLDWVPRMELRRFDMFTHYAIAATTQAFKDAGFDVENQNYTPERMGVILGSGVGGMRTWEDQYDKKFLQGKKKPQPLFLPMMLVNMAAGNVSIKFQAKAHCTSVVTACAAASHSIGDAFKIIAADRADVMIAGGTEAAFTRDGVLGFEVLTALSGSDNPDRASIPFDKDRNGFVMGEGAGVLILEELEHAKKRGATIYAEIVGYGASGDAYHMTSPAPDGAGAARSMEQAIDDAGIQPEAIGYINAHGTSTPYNDLFETIAIKRALGEHAYNVPISSTKSMTGHLLGASGGVEAIACIQAIREGFVPPTAGLENVDPELDLDYVPKVGREVENLEYALSNSLGFGGHNATLIFKKYSE; the protein is encoded by the coding sequence ATGGAAAGACGAGTAGTTATAACCGGAATGGGTGTTATTTCACCAGTCGGAAACGATGTTGAAACATTTTGGACAAACCTGAAAAACGGGAAACACGGTATCAAAATGATTGACGAATTTGATACTAGTGATATGAAAACAAAAGTTGCAGCAACAATCAAGGATTTCGATCCGCTTGACTGGGTGCCTAGAATGGAACTGCGACGTTTTGATATGTTTACTCACTATGCAATAGCAGCAACAACGCAAGCATTTAAAGATGCTGGTTTTGATGTTGAAAATCAAAACTATACTCCAGAACGCATGGGTGTAATTCTTGGTAGCGGTGTTGGCGGCATGCGTACTTGGGAAGACCAGTACGATAAAAAGTTTTTGCAAGGCAAGAAAAAACCACAACCATTGTTCTTACCAATGATGTTGGTAAACATGGCGGCAGGGAATGTTTCAATTAAATTCCAAGCCAAAGCACACTGTACCAGTGTCGTGACTGCCTGCGCTGCAGCCAGCCACTCAATCGGCGATGCTTTTAAAATCATCGCCGCAGATCGTGCTGATGTCATGATTGCCGGCGGTACCGAAGCAGCCTTCACTCGCGATGGTGTTTTAGGCTTCGAAGTACTGACAGCATTAAGTGGTTCAGATAATCCTGACCGCGCTTCAATCCCATTTGACAAAGACCGCAACGGTTTTGTTATGGGTGAAGGTGCAGGCGTTCTTATTTTAGAAGAACTTGAGCATGCTAAAAAACGTGGCGCTACAATCTATGCTGAAATTGTAGGGTATGGAGCCAGCGGTGATGCTTACCATATGACCAGCCCGGCTCCGGATGGAGCCGGTGCGGCGCGTTCAATGGAGCAAGCAATTGATGATGCCGGCATTCAACCAGAAGCAATTGGTTACATTAATGCCCATGGAACTTCAACACCATATAACGATTTATTTGAAACAATCGCGATTAAACGCGCGCTTGGCGAACATGCTTACAATGTTCCGATTAGTTCAACTAAATCAATGACAGGCCACTTATTAGGTGCATCAGGCGGCGTTGAAGCGATTGCCTGCATTCAGGCAATCCGCGAGGGTTTTGTACCACCAACAGCTGGTCTTGAAAATGTGGATCCGGAACTTGATTTGGACTATGTGCCAAAGGTTGGCCGTGAAGTTGAAAACCTTGAGTATGCACTTAGCAACTCATTAGGTTTCGGTGGGCATAATGCTACTTTGATTTTCAAGAAATATTCCGAATAA